Within the Echinicola sp. 20G genome, the region GGTCTCCAGTCAGCAAAGGGTCATTTTCCTCAATGATGTATGCTACAAGCATTTTGTCACCATTTGTAGAATTGAAATCAGTGACGAGCGAGGCCTCTATTCCACTTAGGTTGTTTATTTGCTGCTCTATCTCTCCAATTTCGATTCTTTGGCCTCTAAGCTTTATTTGTTTGTCAATTCTTCCCAAACAAACTAGTTCTCCATTGGGAAGGTATTTGCCCAAATCTCCTGTTTTATAGAGAGTGCCTTCATCATTTACAAGATTTGTGAGAAAACGCTCTTTGTTTAATTCCTGCCTATCCCAATAGCCACTAGCTACTCCATTACCTGCTATGTAGATTTCCCCTGTCTCCCCTAACGGTAATAGTTGTTGATGTTCATCAAGAATGTAGATTCTTGTATTATTGACTGGTCTCCCGATAGACTTACACTCTTCTACATGCTTAATTTGTTTAATAGTGGAAAAAATAGTCGTTTCTGTTGGGCCATAGGCATTCCAAATTTCGTCAGTAATTTTAAGTAGTTTTGTAATTAAACTTTCTTGAAAAGGTTCTCCTCCAGAAACAATCTTTAGAGGTAGATAATAGTCCCATCCCACCTGAACAAGCATTTGATAAGTAGCTGGGGTGGAAAACATGCGTGAAATACGTTGTTCTTTTAATGCTTTTAGCAAGAGTCTACCATCTTTAGAAGTATTACTGTCTGCCATGACCAAAGTGGCTCCATGGGCAAGAGGACTGTAAAATTCCGCCCCTGCTACGTCAAATGATATCGTAGTAATGGCAAGTAACCTGTCTGAGTGATGCATTCCAGGATTATTTTTAACTCCTAATACAAAATTCACTAAGTTACCATGAGTCACTTCTACTCCCTTAGGTTGACCTGTGGAACCTGATGTATATAATATATATACCGGATCATGTTGCTCTATTTTAACAGATGGTCTAACAGGACTGTAGTGGGCAGAAGTGTCTTTGAATATGGAGAAGTTGATGACTTCTATAGGTTTTTTAGAAATGAATTCACGTTTCTTAGCTGTAATAAGAGCTGTTGCACAAGAATCCTCCAACATGTAATCAATTCTGTCCTTTGGAAGGTCAGGGTCTATTGGAATATATACCCCCCCTGCTTTAATTACCCCTAAAATGCCAATTATTAAATCGGCTGATCTTGGAAGAGAAACACCAACATGTTCTCCTTTTCTAATGCCACTTTTTATTAAAAAATTTGCAAACTTATTAGATTCCTCTTCAAGGTTTAAGTAACTAAGCTGTTGTTGTTTAAATTCTAATGCTAGCTTTTGCGGTCTGATTTTGACTTGGTTTTCAATCAGCTTTAAGACAGTTAAATCTGAATTGTAAGCTGAAGTCGTATCCAGATTGAACTTATTGTATTCCTCCAATATAATTGATTGGCTTTGGCTAAAAATTTTATAAATGGGTATGTTAGGATTTTTGCTTACGACTCCAAGTAGATATTCAAAATCTACCATGAGCTTTTCTACTGTCTCTGATTTGAGGAGGGAAGTGTTGTAATGCCATTCAAATTGAATAGAATCGTTAAAACTTGTTATGTTTAAGGCCAATTCGAAGTTATCAAACTTTCTTGGGTTGTTGACTATTGAATATTCGAGACCATGAAAGTTGATGTTGTCTATTCCACTATCAATATTAAGGACTATTGGTACCAGTGGCGAATTGGAGGGGTCACGTTTGATTTTTAATTTGGGCAGAAGTTTGCTATAAGTAAAAAGTGTATGGTCATAGCTTTCCTGGATTTGAACATTTCTTTCATTGATGTATTCAGTTACTGTTTTCTTATCGTCAATTTTCGATTTCATTGGTAGCAAATTGACACAGTGACCAATCAAATTAAAGTAGCCTTTTGTTGACTGACCTGCTGAAGGTAAACCAATGGTGATACTATCTGCCAAGGAAAATTTAGCAATAAGGAGCTCAAAGGTGGCAAGTAATGTATTAACCAAGCTAGTGTTTAATGATTTGGCTAATGACTTTATTTGTTCAGCTTTTTCATGATTTATTTTACCATCAATTCTTTTACTACCATATGTTTTGATCGAAGGTCGTTTATAATCTGATGGTAAACAGAATGAGGAATCTTTCTCAAATTGATTTAGCCAAAATTGTTCAGTCTCCAAGAAGCTTTCGCTTTGTTCAAATTTGTGAATAGCTTCAGAGTATTTCTCAAATTGGTCAGGTGATGGTAATGAATGTGGATTGTTTTCAAGTTTCGAAGTATAAATTTCACTGATTTCCTCGAGTAATATGCCAAGCGACCAACCGTCAGCGATAATATGGTGTATGGTTAAAGTAAAGCGATAATGCTCAGGGGACAATTGATGTAAAAAGGTACGCACCAGAGGACCTTTTTCTAGTTCGAATGCAGTTTCAGCATCTTTCTCATGGAAATCTTTTAAACGTATCTTTTGATCATCTTTTGACAGCATCGATAGATCAAATTGTGCTGTCAAATGAATCTGTGATTGATGAATATATATATGATTACCATCATTACTAAAAGTAGACCTAAGTAGTTCATGTCTTTCTAAAACTTCCTTAAATGAATCATTGAGGATTTCAGGTTTTAAAACGCCTTTAAAATCCAAAGAGAGTGATTGATTGAAGGAAAGGTTTGCCTCTTGTCCTCCCAGTTTGCAAGCCAACCAAATTTCCTTTTGAGGAGGGATAGTGGAAATAGATTTAACTATATGGCCTTGTTTGAAGGGGTTGTAATCAACTGGTATGTACTTAAAAGTAGAATTCATGATATTAAGAATTAAAAGTTAGTGACTCCAATAAAAGGTACTTACCTGCTCTATTTGGATCATTAATGAACCATGCAGGTTTTCCATCCAATGTTTTACCAAGTAATGCTCCTGGTACTGGAGGTTTATCATAATTTGTAAAGAAAGAATTACTTTTTAGAACTTCAATTTTTTCACCTTCATTGGGTAAATGTTCACGTGAAATTGTGTTAGTTTGCGTACTTTTTGGCTCGTTTTTTCTTTCTCCTGTAGTGTTAATATTAACATTTAACAATAGATTGATTTGTTGGGATAGTTGTGTCATTTGCTTACTAATAAGCAACAAAGCCTCTTTATCGACATTGCTTAGATTACTTTGGATCTGGTTAATTCTGTTTGACACTTCATCAGATTCAATTTTGAGATTGTTATCATTTACTGAATTCTTCAAATCAGAGGTTTCCTGAGAGAATTTAAGCAAATGATTCACAAGTTTGTCTAAGCTATTAAAAGAGGTTGTTAAGAGTTTAAATGATAATGGTGTTTTAAACTCTTTCTGGAAAGTAAAAGATAATTGGGTTAGTAGAAGGGAATCTAAGCCCATCTCCATAAATGTTTGATGGTCAGGTGTGTTTTCGTAATTGATGCCTGATATATCTAATAAAATTTTTATCAGCTTATCTCTAATCCTTTTCCTTGGGGTTAGTTCAGCTTCAGCCTGCAAGGGAGAGGGAAATATTACAGTTTCTTCAGTTTTTGTTTCTAATATTCTATCTGTTTGGATAGGATCAATCCAGCATCTTTGTTTGTCAAATGCATAGGTTGGAGTTTCTATAAAGTTATTGTTTTCTCCATGATAAAATTTGTCCCATTTAGGTTTGATACCAAGGGAAATTAGTCTCCCAAATTGAGTCAATATATAGTGATACTCATTTTTTTCATCTAAACGGTTTAAACTGTTAACTGTTTGAGATTTGGAAGCGGATTTATGTTGCTTTATTAGGGTAGATAAACCATTTCCTGGGCCTATTTCTAAGAAAATGGTTGTTGCATTGAGTGATGTTATATGTTCAATAGTTGGAGAGAACAAGACAGACTTTCTGAGGTGATCTGTCCAATATTTTGTAGAAGTTGCTTCTTCTTCAGTTAAATGTTTTCCTGTAACTGTTGAAATAATGGGGATTTTAGGTTGCTTCATCTTCACTTTACTAACTTCCTCATGAAAAGCATCCAAAATGGGATCCATCATGCTTGAATGAAAGGCATGACTTGTGAAGAGTTTTTTATGTAGAATTTCATGTTTCTCCAAAATCAAGGAGAATTTTTCAATTTGGTAAGAAGGTCCAGCAACCACACAAAGCTCAGGAGAGTTGATAGCGGCTATTGATAGGTCTTCTGAGATGAGGGTGTTGATCTTATTCACCGACGCTCTTACTGAAAGCATATCCCCATGTGGTAGATCGGCAACCAACTTTCCCCTAATAGCAACCAACCTTATGGCATCTTCAAGACAGAATATTCCAGAAAGATGAGCGGCTACAAATTCACCAATACTGTGACCGCATAAATAGGAAGGAACTACTCCCCATGACTGCCATTGCTTAGCAAGCGCATATTCAATTGCAAAAATTGCTGGTTGTGTATATTTGGTGTTTTTTAATATTGATTCTGCAATACTGTCACTTTCATTAGGGAAAATGATTTCTCGTAATGAAAAGTCAATGTGTG harbors:
- a CDS encoding non-ribosomal peptide synthetase; the encoded protein is MNSTFKYIPVDYNPFKQGHIVKSISTIPPQKEIWLACKLGGQEANLSFNQSLSLDFKGVLKPEILNDSFKEVLERHELLRSTFSNDGNHIYIHQSQIHLTAQFDLSMLSKDDQKIRLKDFHEKDAETAFELEKGPLVRTFLHQLSPEHYRFTLTIHHIIADGWSLGILLEEISEIYTSKLENNPHSLPSPDQFEKYSEAIHKFEQSESFLETEQFWLNQFEKDSSFCLPSDYKRPSIKTYGSKRIDGKINHEKAEQIKSLAKSLNTSLVNTLLATFELLIAKFSLADSITIGLPSAGQSTKGYFNLIGHCVNLLPMKSKIDDKKTVTEYINERNVQIQESYDHTLFTYSKLLPKLKIKRDPSNSPLVPIVLNIDSGIDNINFHGLEYSIVNNPRKFDNFELALNITSFNDSIQFEWHYNTSLLKSETVEKLMVDFEYLLGVVSKNPNIPIYKIFSQSQSIILEEYNKFNLDTTSAYNSDLTVLKLIENQVKIRPQKLALEFKQQQLSYLNLEEESNKFANFLIKSGIRKGEHVGVSLPRSADLIIGILGVIKAGGVYIPIDPDLPKDRIDYMLEDSCATALITAKKREFISKKPIEVINFSIFKDTSAHYSPVRPSVKIEQHDPVYILYTSGSTGQPKGVEVTHGNLVNFVLGVKNNPGMHHSDRLLAITTISFDVAGAEFYSPLAHGATLVMADSNTSKDGRLLLKALKEQRISRMFSTPATYQMLVQVGWDYYLPLKIVSGGEPFQESLITKLLKITDEIWNAYGPTETTIFSTIKQIKHVEECKSIGRPVNNTRIYILDEHQQLLPLGETGEIYIAGNGVASGYWDRQELNKERFLTNLVNDEGTLYKTGDLGKYLPNGELVCLGRIDKQIKLRGQRIEIGEIEQQINNLSGIEASLVTDFNSTNGDKMLVAYIIEENDPLLTGDQSTTLVNQKRSLQEQKQTLRKFLPEYMIPSEWIIITAFPLTPNGKVDLDALPTPKLLEASPINIGLSPQSDTEKLVSEIWKRSLNVNHISLDDDFFELGGHSIMAVEVMGKIDKETKQNLPLTSLFKNPTVRQFAQLLDNKNKLIEETQDWTSLIPIKESGNKPPIYLIHGIAANITNYFKLIEYVDKEQPLFGLQAKGLNGIDEPNRGIENMAKHYVNEIIAHNPQGPYHIGGYSFGGYVAFEMAKQLLSMGKELGKLIIFDTSIEPDDFRDINSKTFKQRLADQLNQRKVELELLFKAPKTFRTTKARVIKRKMDGWRSKVGMAKKEEINKDRFQIIKEIKQINAESLLNYSLSPISAELTLFKAAIKIAPVTDEKYYGWSSFVQKVNVIDIEGDHNSMFDAPFGAPFANKLQNLLNER